Proteins co-encoded in one Blastocatellia bacterium genomic window:
- the cimA gene encoding citramalate synthase, producing MRKIELYDTTLRDGTQGEDVCFSVEDKMMIARKLDELGIDYIEGGWPGSNPRDAAFFKRARHLRLRQARLVAFGSTCHPRHRAEEDPNLRALLEAETPTVTIFGKSWDRHVIKALGTTLERNLELIRDSVAYLKAAGREVIYDAEHFFDGFRADPEYALATLVTAERAGADVIVLCDTNGGTLTHHLVEMIDAVRPHLHVRLGIHTHNDSDLAVANAIAAVERGITHVQGTINGYGERCGNANLCSIIPILELKMGYRTIGPERLVHLTSVSHFVSELANLPPRPNQPFVGRSAFAHKAGVHVSAVLKDASTYEHIPPEVVGNARRVLVSDLSGKSNLLYKATEMGIDLGANPDRIRALLERLKMLEHEGYQFEGAEGSLRLLLEEAVRGDCTFFQLETFRVVSERTGDGRLRSVATVQVRVGEHVEEAIAQGKGPVLALDRALRKALRAFFPSVNDLRLTDYKVRVLDARRGTAAKVRVLVQTSDGEEEWRTVGVSENILEASYQALVDAVRYKLLKEYGRPQQPPSRADALPDYEQQYGWGV from the coding sequence ATGAGGAAGATCGAGCTGTACGACACGACGTTGCGTGATGGGACGCAAGGAGAGGATGTGTGTTTCTCGGTCGAAGACAAGATGATGATCGCGCGCAAGCTCGATGAGTTAGGGATTGACTACATCGAGGGAGGATGGCCGGGGTCGAATCCGCGCGACGCCGCGTTCTTCAAGCGCGCGCGTCATCTGCGCTTGCGTCAGGCTCGACTCGTGGCCTTTGGCAGCACCTGTCATCCGCGACATCGGGCGGAAGAAGATCCCAATCTCCGTGCGCTTCTTGAAGCGGAGACGCCGACGGTCACCATCTTCGGGAAGAGCTGGGATCGGCACGTTATCAAAGCGCTCGGCACGACGCTTGAGCGGAATCTGGAGCTGATCCGCGACTCCGTCGCCTATTTGAAAGCAGCCGGGCGCGAGGTCATTTACGATGCCGAGCATTTCTTCGATGGATTTCGAGCGGATCCCGAATATGCATTGGCTACGCTCGTGACGGCCGAGCGAGCTGGCGCCGATGTGATCGTCCTCTGCGATACAAACGGTGGCACGCTCACTCATCATCTGGTCGAGATGATCGATGCTGTGCGGCCTCATCTTCACGTGCGACTAGGAATCCACACGCACAACGATTCGGATTTGGCCGTGGCCAACGCCATCGCGGCCGTCGAACGTGGGATCACGCACGTGCAAGGGACGATCAACGGCTACGGCGAACGCTGCGGGAACGCGAATTTATGCTCGATCATCCCCATTCTGGAGCTGAAGATGGGTTATCGAACGATCGGGCCGGAGCGACTCGTGCATCTGACGTCGGTCTCGCATTTCGTGAGCGAGCTGGCGAATCTGCCCCCGCGCCCCAATCAACCGTTCGTGGGGCGGAGCGCTTTCGCGCACAAGGCGGGCGTGCACGTGAGCGCTGTGCTCAAGGACGCTTCGACTTACGAACACATCCCCCCGGAGGTTGTGGGCAATGCGCGGCGAGTCTTGGTTTCCGACCTCTCGGGTAAGAGCAACCTCCTCTACAAGGCGACGGAGATGGGGATTGATCTCGGCGCTAATCCTGATCGGATCCGGGCGCTTCTTGAGCGCCTGAAGATGCTCGAGCATGAAGGGTACCAATTCGAGGGAGCGGAGGGGTCGCTTCGATTGCTGCTCGAAGAAGCTGTGCGAGGAGACTGCACGTTCTTTCAGTTGGAGACATTTCGTGTGGTGAGCGAGCGCACGGGCGATGGGCGACTTCGTTCGGTGGCCACCGTGCAAGTGCGCGTTGGGGAGCATGTCGAGGAAGCGATCGCTCAAGGGAAAGGGCCGGTGCTCGCTTTGGATCGCGCGCTGCGGAAAGCGCTGCGCGCGTTCTTCCCGAGCGTGAACGACCTGCGGCTCACCGATTATAAGGTCCGCGTGCTCGATGCCAGGCGAGGGACGGCGGCCAAGGTGCGCGTCCTCGTTCAAACAAGCGATGGAGAGGAAGAATGGCGTACGGTTGGCGTCTCTGAGAACATTCTGGAAGCGAGCTATCAGGCACTCGTGGACGCAGTCCGGTATAAGCTGCTCAAGGAATATGGGCGACCGCAACAGCCGCCTTCGCGCGCGGATGCCCTTCCCGACTATGAGCAGCAATATGGCTGGGGGGTATAG
- a CDS encoding thiamine pyrophosphate-dependent dehydrogenase E1 component subunit alpha — translation MLPKELLMKMLYYLRLTREAEYRIERVLYRQGKIVGGVYVGRGQEAIGVGSAIQLRPDDVVAPSHRDMSVFLIRGIPLKQIFAQYMGRKTGVTGGKDGNMHMGDIRRHVIAFPSHMADTVPVAAGCALAFKLRGEDRVAVCYFGDGATSRADWHEGLNFAAVQRLPIVYICNNNQYAYSTPLWRQMAVANVADRAVNYGIPGEIVDGNDVLAVYEATARAVERARQGEGPTLLECKTFRMTGHAAHDDAFYVPKELFEEWAKKDPIARLTEYLTTRGIATEKELQGIEARVLREVDEAIAWAERSPYPDPEECLEGVYAPPPS, via the coding sequence ATGTTGCCGAAGGAATTGCTCATGAAGATGCTCTACTACCTCCGCTTGACGCGGGAGGCGGAATATCGCATCGAGCGCGTCCTGTATCGGCAGGGGAAGATCGTGGGCGGCGTTTACGTCGGTCGCGGGCAGGAGGCCATTGGCGTCGGGAGCGCCATCCAACTGCGGCCGGACGATGTCGTCGCGCCCAGCCATCGGGATATGAGCGTCTTCCTCATCCGCGGGATCCCGCTCAAGCAAATCTTCGCTCAATACATGGGGCGGAAGACGGGCGTGACCGGCGGCAAGGACGGGAATATGCACATGGGGGACATCCGACGGCACGTCATCGCCTTTCCCAGCCACATGGCCGATACAGTTCCGGTCGCCGCCGGCTGCGCTCTGGCCTTCAAGCTGCGAGGGGAAGATCGCGTGGCCGTCTGCTATTTCGGAGACGGCGCGACAAGTCGCGCCGATTGGCACGAGGGGTTGAACTTCGCCGCCGTCCAACGCTTGCCGATCGTCTACATCTGCAACAACAATCAGTACGCCTATTCGACGCCGCTCTGGCGGCAGATGGCCGTCGCGAACGTCGCCGATCGAGCGGTCAATTATGGGATCCCGGGAGAGATCGTGGATGGCAACGATGTGCTGGCCGTCTACGAAGCGACGGCGCGCGCTGTGGAGCGCGCTCGGCAGGGCGAAGGACCGACACTCCTCGAATGCAAGACCTTTCGCATGACGGGGCACGCGGCACACGATGACGCCTTCTACGTCCCCAAAGAGCTATTTGAGGAATGGGCGAAGAAGGATCCGATCGCGCGCTTGACCGAATATCTCACGACCCGCGGGATCGCGACCGAAAAGGAGCTTCAGGGAATCGAGGCGCGTGTACTGCGCGAGGTGGACGAGGCCATCGCGTGGGCCGAACGGAGTCCCTATCCCGATCCGGAAGAATGCCTGGAAGGGGTATACGCTCCCCCTCCCTCATGA
- a CDS encoding thiamine pyrophosphate-binding protein encodes MNLHGGQLVAKTLKAAGVEVVFTLCGGHILPIYDGCVEEGIRLIDVRHEQAAVHAADAWARCTGKPGVAVVTAGPGVTDSVTGVANAFRANSPILVIGGQAPSFQLGQGSLQEMDHVSLMRPITKWAGQVMHTERIPEMIEVALRHATAGIPGPTFLEIPVDILMNHVSEKSVRFPEIVRERQELCPRPSAIRDALALLAQAERPVLVAGSGVRWSEAHEALARFVDRLHLPTFTNGMGRGAIPPDSPQLFVHARRSALRQADVLILAGTPLDFRLNFGRELAADVKIIQMDLDRTVIGQNRSAHIGLVGDLRAIFDMLDEAARAEYPTLRFTAWRDRLRDIELEQQREWEPRLHSDAIPIDPLRLCRELAEFVDPATIIIGDGGDIVSLATKVLPVYWPGQWMDPGPFGCLGIGLPFAIAAQLAHPDKRVLVLFGDGSFGFNGFEFDTAVRFHLPIMSVIGNDAAWGQIRRPQIALYGEERAVATRLQPMRYERVVEAFGGYGEFVERPEEIAPALRRMRECGKPACVNVRIAEQPPSFGEKYF; translated from the coding sequence GTGAATCTTCACGGGGGACAACTGGTCGCCAAGACGCTGAAAGCGGCGGGCGTCGAGGTCGTCTTCACACTCTGCGGGGGGCATATTTTGCCGATCTACGACGGGTGCGTGGAGGAGGGCATTCGTCTCATTGATGTGCGCCACGAGCAAGCGGCTGTGCATGCCGCTGATGCGTGGGCGCGATGCACGGGGAAGCCGGGCGTCGCCGTCGTGACGGCCGGACCCGGCGTGACCGACAGCGTCACCGGCGTAGCCAATGCTTTTCGAGCGAATAGTCCGATCCTCGTCATCGGCGGGCAAGCGCCATCCTTCCAACTCGGCCAGGGCTCGTTGCAGGAGATGGACCACGTCAGCTTGATGCGCCCGATCACGAAATGGGCGGGACAGGTGATGCACACGGAGCGCATCCCAGAGATGATCGAGGTCGCTCTTCGCCACGCGACGGCAGGGATTCCTGGACCGACCTTTTTGGAGATCCCGGTGGACATCTTGATGAATCACGTTTCGGAGAAATCAGTGCGATTTCCGGAAATAGTGCGAGAGCGACAGGAGCTTTGCCCTCGACCATCAGCGATCCGAGACGCGCTCGCGCTGCTAGCACAAGCCGAACGACCTGTCCTCGTCGCCGGTAGTGGCGTGCGGTGGTCCGAAGCTCACGAGGCGCTCGCGCGATTTGTGGATCGGTTACATCTGCCGACCTTCACCAACGGCATGGGGCGTGGCGCCATTCCTCCCGACTCGCCTCAGCTCTTCGTCCATGCCCGGCGCTCGGCATTGCGACAGGCCGACGTGCTCATCCTCGCTGGAACCCCATTGGACTTTCGCCTCAACTTCGGGCGCGAGCTGGCGGCGGACGTGAAGATCATCCAGATGGACCTCGATCGCACGGTCATCGGTCAGAATCGCTCGGCCCACATAGGTTTGGTTGGCGATCTGCGCGCGATCTTCGACATGCTGGACGAAGCCGCGCGCGCCGAATATCCGACATTGCGCTTCACGGCTTGGCGCGATCGGCTGCGCGACATTGAGTTAGAGCAGCAACGCGAGTGGGAGCCGCGCCTTCATTCCGACGCCATTCCGATTGATCCACTTCGCCTCTGTCGCGAGCTGGCTGAATTCGTGGATCCAGCGACCATCATCATCGGGGATGGGGGGGATATTGTCTCGCTCGCCACGAAGGTGCTCCCAGTCTACTGGCCGGGACAATGGATGGATCCTGGGCCATTCGGGTGCTTGGGCATCGGTCTGCCTTTCGCCATCGCCGCGCAACTCGCCCATCCGGACAAACGCGTCCTGGTGCTCTTCGGCGATGGATCCTTTGGCTTCAATGGCTTCGAGTTCGATACGGCCGTGCGCTTTCACCTCCCGATCATGTCCGTTATCGGCAACGATGCGGCGTGGGGACAGATTCGCCGTCCGCAAATCGCGCTTTATGGGGAGGAGCGAGCCGTGGCGACGCGACTCCAACCCATGCGCTACGAGCGCGTGGTCGAGGCCTTCGGAGGATACGGGGAATTCGTCGAACGGCCCGAAGAGATCGCTCCGGCGCTCCGGCGCATGCGGGAGTGCGGCAAGCCGGCATGTGTGAACGTCCGCATCGCCGAGCAACCTCCGAGCTTCGGGGAGAAATATTTCTGA
- a CDS encoding helix-turn-helix domain-containing protein — MAVPKVVFTLKEVAEYLNVHPDTVRRYVKRGELPAFKIGTDWRFNKESIDRWRKAQEERCRRALHTKRRSPKRGSQSSKKRPTNAQQT, encoded by the coding sequence ATGGCAGTGCCGAAGGTCGTCTTCACGCTCAAAGAAGTGGCGGAGTATTTGAACGTGCATCCGGACACGGTCCGTCGCTATGTGAAGCGAGGGGAGCTGCCGGCCTTTAAGATCGGCACGGACTGGCGATTCAACAAGGAGTCCATCGACCGATGGCGAAAGGCGCAGGAGGAGCGCTGCCGTCGCGCGCTCCATACCAAACGGCGCTCTCCGAAGCGCGGTTCTCAAAGCTCGAAGAAGCGTCCGACGAACGCGCAGCAGACATGA
- a CDS encoding ATP-binding protein produces the protein MRSGRLALSFIGLLIATSSAAAEQYYFRRYTATEGLSQAVVQALYQDRVGYLWIGTQAGLNRYDGTAFTTYGPAQGLAQDWINAIVEDAHGRLWIATLGGVFIWDGRQFRSYTRTDGLADDRVTALAVDREGGIWCGTYRGISRYDGQRWRTYTTADGLPDPRVNVLLVDARGRLWAGMEAGLAYWTGSRFVAFDPEGLRNQSVRALAVDRAHRLWVGTNKGVRVYERERLTKLYATAHPVVTLCVDRFGIAWAGTPQGLVKIEQERLLTLTARHGLAYTDVRALLEDREGILWIGVLGGLYKFHSRAFTIYRVEDGLGSNVVRPIVRDQRGWLWVGTSGGLSRFDGTRWRNFTRRDGLTDDYVFALLEDRQGWLWIGTRAGVTLFDGARFRRDPVLSRLGLTVALAQDRAGAIWIATLPGGVFKWTEARLEPIRVEGQTFSNARILVDRRGWVWISGDRGLSRWDGRNWRTYTTRDGLASDQPYFLCEDTRGHIWFGYHSSHGVTRFDGKTFQHYTTREGLTNDAVYSLGADRHGNIWIGTARGVDRFDGTTFVHYGVEEGYADPESNAGGFWEDADGTLWFGTMGGLSRYDPRFDLTRGEPPALLIQQVRLGTRSFLLGELQGARPPEVRYWDNTLIARVAVFSFLNERQVQIEYRLMGFQEEWTLLEGRELQVSNLPPGSYVLEVRARKYRGAWSPLQSFAFVIRAPFWQRWWFWGTMGIALLGLFYAGHRWRTAHIRRRAEELEQRVAERTRQLVEKTEELESFIYTVSHDLKAPVISLQGLASLLRTELGEHLSPNAAFYLERIQANAEQMRRLITELLELSRIGRLREPRRPVPMRELVEEVLAELQGQIELKQARVRIADTLPTVVGERTRLRQVWANLISNALRFSRPNVPPEIEIGAREESKGVAAFFVRDNGIGIAPEHREKIFEIFYRVAGKYHGDEGTGVGLAIVKRIIQAHEGRVWVESEGLGKGSTFWFTLPIALESSNATEPALSVERPSEPTSSEQRRSE, from the coding sequence ATGCGGAGCGGGCGCCTTGCGCTCAGCTTTATCGGCCTTCTGATCGCCACTTCGTCGGCCGCGGCCGAACAGTACTATTTCCGCCGCTACACGGCAACGGAGGGGCTCTCGCAGGCCGTCGTGCAAGCGCTTTATCAAGATCGAGTGGGGTATCTGTGGATCGGGACGCAAGCGGGGCTGAACCGGTACGATGGGACTGCTTTTACCACTTATGGGCCAGCTCAAGGGCTCGCACAGGACTGGATCAACGCCATCGTCGAGGATGCGCACGGGCGCTTGTGGATCGCGACTTTAGGAGGCGTGTTCATCTGGGACGGGCGGCAGTTCCGCTCCTACACGCGAACCGATGGATTGGCCGACGATCGCGTTACGGCGCTCGCGGTGGATCGAGAGGGAGGAATCTGGTGCGGGACTTATCGAGGGATCAGTCGCTACGACGGTCAGCGATGGCGCACCTATACGACAGCGGATGGACTTCCGGACCCGCGAGTTAATGTGCTCCTTGTGGATGCGCGGGGACGGCTTTGGGCGGGAATGGAGGCAGGGCTCGCCTATTGGACGGGATCGCGATTCGTCGCTTTCGATCCGGAAGGATTGCGCAACCAGAGCGTGCGCGCGCTGGCCGTAGATCGAGCGCATCGCCTTTGGGTGGGAACGAACAAAGGGGTGCGGGTGTACGAGAGGGAACGCCTGACGAAGCTCTATGCCACCGCTCATCCTGTCGTCACGCTATGCGTGGATCGCTTCGGCATCGCGTGGGCAGGAACGCCACAGGGATTGGTGAAGATCGAGCAAGAACGCCTCTTGACTCTCACCGCTAGGCATGGGCTCGCGTATACCGACGTGCGAGCGCTTCTGGAGGATCGCGAGGGCATCCTGTGGATCGGCGTTCTGGGCGGACTCTACAAATTCCATAGTCGGGCGTTCACGATCTATCGTGTCGAGGACGGCCTCGGCTCCAATGTCGTCCGCCCCATTGTGCGAGATCAGCGAGGATGGCTCTGGGTGGGGACCAGCGGAGGATTGAGCCGTTTCGACGGAACGCGATGGCGAAATTTCACGCGGCGGGATGGGCTGACGGACGATTACGTCTTCGCTCTGCTGGAGGATCGCCAGGGATGGTTGTGGATTGGAACGCGCGCGGGCGTCACGCTCTTTGACGGCGCGCGCTTTCGGAGAGATCCGGTGCTCTCTCGCCTCGGCCTCACAGTCGCATTGGCCCAGGATCGCGCGGGTGCCATCTGGATCGCAACCCTGCCCGGCGGCGTTTTCAAGTGGACGGAAGCGCGCCTGGAGCCGATCCGGGTCGAAGGTCAAACGTTCTCCAACGCCCGCATCCTCGTGGATCGGCGTGGATGGGTGTGGATCTCCGGAGATCGAGGGCTCTCGCGATGGGACGGTCGGAACTGGCGCACCTATACGACGCGCGACGGGCTGGCGAGCGATCAGCCGTACTTCCTTTGCGAGGATACGCGCGGGCATATCTGGTTCGGGTACCATTCCTCGCATGGAGTGACGCGCTTTGACGGCAAGACATTTCAGCATTACACGACGCGCGAGGGATTGACCAACGATGCCGTGTATTCGCTTGGGGCGGATCGGCACGGGAACATTTGGATCGGCACGGCCCGCGGTGTGGATCGCTTCGATGGCACGACGTTCGTCCACTACGGCGTGGAAGAAGGATATGCGGATCCGGAATCGAACGCCGGTGGATTCTGGGAGGATGCGGACGGGACACTCTGGTTCGGGACAATGGGCGGATTGAGCCGATACGATCCGCGATTTGACTTGACGCGCGGCGAGCCTCCAGCGCTCCTCATTCAACAGGTGCGACTCGGCACCCGGTCCTTTCTCCTGGGGGAACTCCAAGGAGCGCGTCCTCCCGAGGTTCGCTACTGGGACAACACCTTGATCGCGCGGGTCGCCGTCTTCTCGTTCCTCAACGAACGTCAGGTGCAAATCGAATACCGACTGATGGGCTTTCAGGAGGAGTGGACACTTTTGGAAGGTCGGGAGTTGCAGGTGTCCAACCTGCCGCCGGGTTCTTACGTCCTCGAGGTGCGTGCTCGGAAATATCGCGGGGCGTGGTCACCGCTGCAGTCGTTCGCGTTCGTGATCCGCGCACCGTTTTGGCAGAGATGGTGGTTCTGGGGGACAATGGGAATCGCGCTACTCGGCTTGTTCTACGCCGGGCATCGGTGGCGCACGGCGCACATCCGGCGCCGAGCGGAAGAGTTAGAGCAGCGAGTCGCCGAGCGCACGCGCCAGCTCGTGGAGAAGACGGAGGAGCTGGAGTCGTTCATCTACACGGTCTCGCACGATTTGAAAGCCCCTGTTATCTCCTTGCAAGGGCTCGCGAGTTTGCTTCGGACAGAACTGGGAGAGCACCTCTCTCCGAACGCGGCCTTCTATCTGGAGCGGATTCAAGCCAACGCGGAACAGATGCGGCGGCTCATCACCGAATTGCTAGAGCTCTCGCGCATTGGGAGATTGCGCGAGCCGCGCCGTCCGGTCCCGATGCGCGAGCTCGTCGAGGAGGTGCTCGCCGAGCTGCAGGGACAGATCGAGCTTAAGCAGGCGCGCGTTCGCATCGCCGACACCTTGCCGACGGTCGTTGGCGAGCGTACCCGGCTGCGCCAGGTGTGGGCGAATCTGATCTCCAACGCCTTGCGCTTCTCGCGTCCGAACGTCCCTCCGGAAATCGAAATCGGCGCGCGCGAGGAATCCAAAGGCGTCGCCGCTTTCTTCGTTCGCGACAACGGCATCGGCATTGCACCCGAGCATCGAGAGAAGATCTTCGAGATCTTCTACCGCGTCGCGGGCAAATATCATGGTGACGAGGGAACAGGCGTCGGACTGGCGATCGTGAAGCGGATCATCCAGGCGCACGAGGGACGCGTTTGGGTCGAATCAGAGGGGCTCGGAAAGGGGAGCACGTTCTGGTTCACTCTTCCCATCGCCCTGGAGTCGTCGAACGCGACGGAGCCGGCTCTCTCTGTGGAACGCCCAAGTGAGCCGACATCTTCGGAGCAGAGGAGGAGCGAATGA
- a CDS encoding response regulator, translating to MKPIVILLVEDNPDHVLLIKRALELNNILNEVHVVEDGQEALDYLYRQGKYADPDSAPRPGLILLDIKLPKVDGLEVLRRIKSDPILKAIPIIMLTSSEQEADILRSYLNGANSYIVKPIQFDAFVQKVRELKLYWILVNTLPPESALWGATP from the coding sequence ATGAAACCTATCGTGATCTTGCTCGTCGAGGATAATCCCGATCACGTCTTGCTCATCAAACGAGCGTTGGAGCTGAACAACATCCTCAACGAAGTGCACGTTGTCGAGGATGGGCAGGAAGCGCTCGATTACCTCTATCGCCAGGGAAAATACGCTGACCCGGATTCAGCACCACGTCCGGGGCTCATCCTGCTCGACATCAAGTTGCCGAAGGTGGATGGCTTAGAGGTCCTGCGGAGGATCAAGAGCGATCCCATCCTCAAGGCGATCCCCATCATCATGTTGACCAGCTCCGAACAAGAGGCCGATATCCTGAGGAGCTATCTGAACGGCGCGAATTCCTATATCGTGAAGCCTATTCAGTTCGACGCGTTCGTTCAGAAGGTGCGCGAGTTGAAGCTCTACTGGATTCTGGTCAACACGCTGCCTCCAGAGTCGGCGCTCTGGGGGGCGACGCCGTAA